DNA sequence from the bacterium genome:
AAATAGAGGTTGTAATTCCAGAAAGGGATATTATAGAGAAAGCCTTTGAAATATTCGATGCTATTGAGGTAAGATGATAGACATTTTTTCTTTGGTGAGAAATATCGGAAGGCTTGAATCTTTAAGGGATGAGCTTTTAGCAAGGCTGAAAGAAAAAAGGGTAATTGGGCAATCGGGTGGAGGGATGGTTGAGGTTACCTGTGATGGAATGAAGGATGTTTTGGAGATAAAGATAGAAGAAGGGTTAGAGAAAGATGTTAGCATGCTTTCCGACCTTATTGTATCTGCCATTTCTGATTCTCAAAAAAAGGCAGAAGCCCTATTTATAGAGGAAATAAAAGGCCTAATTTCTCAATTTAACCCATAACTCATAACCCTACGCATAAC
Encoded proteins:
- a CDS encoding YbaB/EbfC family nucleoid-associated protein; the encoded protein is MIDIFSLVRNIGRLESLRDELLARLKEKRVIGQSGGGMVEVTCDGMKDVLEIKIEEGLEKDVSMLSDLIVSAISDSQKKAEALFIEEIKGLISQFNP